In Saccharomycodes ludwigii strain NBRC 1722 chromosome III, whole genome shotgun sequence, one DNA window encodes the following:
- the ORC6 gene encoding origin recognition complex subunit 6 (similar to Saccharomyces cerevisiae YHR118C | ORC6 | Origin Recognition Complex), giving the protein MASIIDQSIADLLKKSRDEINWKDPNFIKLHTATTTIYNLSLTKLPHLKPDESVARCHIAALLSLEKLKSKYPDLNIEYSIEKIPVAPKKLNKIVQMFKENILNISPVKQKIDTLSGLDWFSDKSPVKRKVNDMLSMSPMELRERLFDEDVETKNESSKKRSKIAVKTKKNESIKALITNATPTRIQDGTITSMLNYSSSPMKETMNTDNKSATATPRRKLAFELADLPPSSPIKNTANYINNNESSIQTKNDVKETVEKEPFEEADEKIADSLNSKSCSDVTANGPVSKTKKNVVLKSLTLIPYLEKKYVKFKPKELMDICNIFEIPYDEAMCIIDFILKNTNYLIHAYKMLCGTILLCCRYIFAKERKKNIKADEIILSKMKYLLKCEDTAELFYCCDLMQELLEGEKWFKDLKLKYGINTKEEFEQQILIRRGSMLQHSKAVVSDEEYESWKNNILTDLHLRDGA; this is encoded by the coding sequence atggcatCCATTATTGACCAAAGTATAGCTGATTTACTTAAAAAATCAAGAGATGAAATTAACTGGAAAGATcctaattttattaaattacatacagcaacaacaaccatTTATAACTTATCTCTAACTAAATTACCACATTTAAAACCCGATGAATCTGTAGCCAGATGTCACATAGCTGCATTATTATCGTTGGAAAAactaaaaagtaaatatccagatttaaatattgaGTATTCTATAGAGAAAATTCCAGTTGCTCCAAAAAAACTCAATAAAATAGTTCAAAtgtttaaagaaaatattttaaatatttcaccggtaaaacaaaaaatagataCATTAAGTGGATTAGATTGGTTTAGCGATAAATCACCagttaaaagaaaagttaatGATATGCTAAGTATGTCCCCAATGGAACTAAGGGAGAGATTATTTGATGAAGATGTTGAAACAAAGAATGAAAGTAGTAAGAAAAGATCTAAGATTGCTGtgaaaactaaaaaaaatgagtcGATAAAAGCATTGATAACAAATGCCACTCCAACAAGAATACAAGATGGCACTATAACATCCATGTTGAATTACTCATCCTCTCCAATGAAGGAAACTATGAATACCGATAATAAATCTGCGACTGCGACACCACGTCGTAAATTAGCATTTGAATTGGCTGACCTCCCCCCTTCTTCcccaataaaaaataccgccaattatattaataacaacgaATCTTCCattcaaacaaaaaacgaTGTCAAAGAAACGGTTGAGAAAGAGCCATTTGAAGAGGCTGATGAAAAAATTGCAGATAGTTTAAATAGCAAAAGTTGTAGTGATGTTACCGCAAATGGACCGGTTAgtaaaacaaagaaaaatgttGTACTTAAATCACTCACACTCATTCcttatttggaaaaaaaatacgtaAAGTTTAAACCCAAGGAGCTTATGGACAtatgtaatatttttgaaattccATATGATGAAGCAATGTgtattattgattttattttaaaaaatacaaattatttaatccATGCTTACAAAATGCTATGTGGAACAATACTACTTTGTTgtagatatatttttgccaaggaaaggaaaaaaaacatcaaaGCTGATGAAATCATTCTTTCCAAAATGAagtatttattgaaatgTGAAGATACTGcagaattattttattgctGTGATCTAATGCAGGAGTTGTTAGAAGGAGAAAAATGGTTTAAAGActtaaagttaaaatatGGTATTAATACTAAAGAAGAATTTGAACAACAAATTCTAATTAGAAGGGGTAGTATGTTACAGCATTCCAAAGCAGTTGTTAGTGATGAAGAATATGAATCTTGGaagaataatattttaactgATTTACATTTAAGAGATGGAGCATGA
- the MSH1 gene encoding mismatch repair ATPase MSH1 (similar to Saccharomyces cerevisiae YHR120W | MSH1 | MutS Homolog): MLSKHSKNLLNFYTKTKFINVPITFRYFATQKSKFLKQLDTSKIKLDEFRIDFNKQLNDRISLKSLSSDGTPPKIAQGKVESSLKDTLADNSKEKSITLIKKDKQFSSMLEQIREIYDKYPDYVVLTQVGGFYELYFEQAEKYCGDLYLALSKKKHKLDYIAFGGFPLNQLNKYVNILVKDLGYSVVIVNQVTNINEETSSKLISRKVFRVITPGTFIDDALEDPNENNFLLSIEFPENCFIKLADLDMKIGISWCDISTGELYSQVVFLKDLVSAISRINPKEIVLQENIAEFGLEKGQWYLELVELDRYFITYFKLPSKHRTLATFQSLFAPEDTKEFLTSLNFLEQREIISLRTLLIYLEDRLPESSINLSVPTKENVSEILQIDSRTRESLELYNTLRTNNKTGSLISSLKRTVTPSGTRLLSQWLYAPSANVAIINERLELVKLFVEFYGKYTKHFIDFHLKNISDISKIIQKFSLGFGNGTELLRVAYSLRETTKIREYIESNFLPEIKKDELLIKSVSNLCTNLTYNKRLVARILNVMDECVLLENEMGCKGDGLSFNETKTIDEQQIPEFISEFNWILKPHASTTLKKLHVKFTDLLEEYRRLYKQLDDIFLSTKIGSNLKFKFTQTNDFFFEVTIPSRNWKEIKGESLIQGFEPMNVGRSRKTFKYEAWTNLGEELIKLATKIREEESRIIDNFKQKFVNESNNLRTLSSTLDKIDVLTSFATLSVEKNLKCPQVDDSKDLEIINGRHLVVEDGLQSKRAKRFISNDCVLSSDDGSGKPHVWIITGPNMGGKSTFLRQNAIIVIMAQMGCFVPCDYARIGIVDKIFSRIGSADDLYNDMSTFMVEMFETKFILQGATNRSLAILDEVGRGTSWTEGAAISYGVLDHLIQKNRCKALFATHFGPEIQKLTERLPLDYKKIAYYKNDIIFNKDMTYYLGESYDYKLKPGVCSNSDALKVASDAGFPKSALDSIKQALNVVERK; this comes from the coding sequence ATGCTCTCAAAACAttccaaaaatttattaaatttttatactaAAAcgaaatttattaatgtcCCGATAACTTTCAGATATTTTGCTACCCAAAAATCgaaatttttgaaacaaTTGGATActtctaaaattaaattagaCGAGTTTAGAATAGACTTTAATAAACAACTAAACGACCGTATTTCATTAAAATCGCTTTCTAGTGATGGAACCCCCCCGAAAATTGCACAAGGCAAAGTTGAAAGCTCTCTTAAAGATACATTGGCGGACAATTCGAAAGAGAAATCAATaacattaattaaaaaggaCAAACAATTTTCCAGTATGTTGGAGCAAATTCGTGAGATATACGATAAATATCCTGATTATGTAGTTTTAACACAAGTTGGAGGGTTTTACGAATTGTATTTTGAACAGGCGGAAAAATACTGTGGTGATTTGTACTTGGCtttgtcaaaaaaaaaacataaattaGATTATATTGCATTTGGTGGATTTCCTTTAAACcaattgaataaatatgTTAATATCTTGGTGAAAGATTTAGGATACTCTGTAGTAATAGTTAACCAagtaacaaatataaacgAAGAAACTAGTTCAAAACTAATTTCTAGAAAAGTTTTCCGAGTGATTACACCAGGCACTTTCATTGATGATGCTTTAGAAGACCCAAATGAGAATAACTTTTTGTTAAGTATTGAATTTCCagaaaattgttttattaaattagcAGATCTTGATATGAAAATAGGGATATCTTGGTGTGACATCTCGACTGGAGAACTATATTCTcaagttgtttttttaaaagatttagtGAGTGCTATCTCTAGAATTAATCCCAAAGAAATTGTTTTGCAAGAGAATATTGCTGAATTTGGTCTGGAAAAGGGCCAATGGTATCTAGAATTAGTTGAGTTAGACAGGTACTTTATAACATATTTCAAACTTCCATCCAAGCATAGAACACTTGCTACATTTCAATCTTTATTTGCGCCTGAAGATACAAAGGAGTTTTTAACttcattgaattttttaGAGCAAAGAGAAATTATATCTTTACGAACGttgttaatatatttagaaGATCGTTTACCTGAATCCTCTATAAATTTAAGTGTACCTACCAAGGAAAATGTTAGTgaaattttacaaattgATTCAAGAACAAGAGAATCTTTAGAACTTTATAATACTTTAAGGACCAATAACAAAACTGGCAGTTTAATTTCTTCGCTTAAAAGAACAGTTACTCCCTCTGGGACAAGATTGTTGTCTCAATGGTTGTATGCGCCAAGTGCCAACGTagctattattaatgaaagACTTGAATTAGTCAAACTTTTTGTGGAATTCTACGGAAAATATACCAAGCATTTTATAgattttcatttaaaaaacatttcCGATATATcgaaaataatacaaaagtTTTCACTAGGTTTTGGAAATGGGACTGAGTTGCTTAGAGTTGCATATTCACTAAGGGAAACGACTAAAATTAGAGAGTACATagaatcaaattttttaccaGAGATTAAAAAGGATGAATTGTTGATTAAAAGTGTCAGCAATTTATGCACTAATTTgacatataataaaagattagTGGCAAGAATTTTGAATGTCATGGACGAGTGTGTGTTGcttgaaaatgaaatggGTTGCAAAGGAGATGGACTGAGTTTTAATGAAACTAAGACAATTGATGAACAGCAAATACCAGAATTTATTTCTGAATTTAACTGGATATTGAAACCACATGCTTCGAcaactttgaaaaaattacatgTGAAATTTACCGATTTATTGGAAGAATATAGAAGGCTGTATAAACAACTAgatgatatatttttaagcACGAAAATTGGTAGCAATTTAAAGTTCAAATTTACACAAAcaaatgattttttctttgaagTCACTATTCCCAGTAGAAACTGGAAAGAAATAAAGGGTGAGTCTTTAATTCAAGGATTTGAACCCATGAACGTTGGTAGAAGTAGAAAAACGTTTAAATATGAAGCCTGGACTAATTTGGGGGAGGAGCTTATCAAATTGGCGACAAAAATAAGGGAAGAAGAATCCAGAAtaattgataattttaaacaaaagttTGTGAATGAAAGCAACAACTTGAGGACTTTATCGTCTACTTTGGATAAAATTGATGTTTTGACATCGTTTGCCACTTTGtctgttgaaaaaaatttaaaatgtCCTCAAGTCGATGATTCGAAAGATTTGGAAATTATAAATGGTAGACACTTAGTAGTGGAGGACGGCTTACAAAGCAAAAGGGCAAAAAGGTTTATTTCAAATGACTGTGTTCTGAGCAGTGATGATGGTAGTGGTAAGCCACATGTTTGGATTATCACTGGTCCTAATATGGGTGGTAAATCAACATTTTTAAGACAAAATGCAATTATTGTAATCATGGCTCAAATGGGTTGTTTTGTTCCCTGTGATTATGCAAGGATTGGTATTGTGGATAAGATTTTCAGTAGAATTGGATCAGCTGACGATTTATATAATGATATGAGTACATTTATGGTGGAAATGTTTGAAACTAAGTTTATTCTTCAAGGTGCCACCAATAGATCCTTGGCCATATTGGATGAAGTTGGTAGAGGAACCAGCTGGACTGAAGGAGCAGCGATTTCTTATGGTGTTTTAGACCATTTAATTCAAAAGAACAGATGCAAAGCGTTGTTTGCAACCCACTTTGGTCCtgaaatacaaaaattaacCGAGAGGCTGCCGCTTgactataaaaaaatagcttattataaaaatgacaTTATATTCAATAAAGACATGACGTATTATTTGGGGGAGTCTTACgattataaattaaaaccaGGTGTATGTTCTAATTCAGATGCACTAAAAGTAGCATCAGATGCTGGTTTTCCAAAATCTGCCCTTGATTCAATTAAACAAGCATTAAATGTTGttgaaagaaaatga
- the SET1 gene encoding histone methyltransferase SET1 (similar to Saccharomyces cerevisiae YHR119W | SET1 | SET domain-containing), translating to MSQRPNHYHNHLDFSRDKYLNGFTQGYKNKNPTGPNGYTYNRNSQPSPPPYSKARYNSSHSSSYRASRFSSSYQPAVSPGTHIRSSFVTRPQSSLEQEPLKPVNHRIDVPIRPVSDTVETSIPFPTHPKAKPLNDVYIPLHFTEPRPKPVLKYGASRGEQNFKEQYHYFDPLNMKKLIHIDEMKKFYTQSSDGYISKEGYVVIDKKNKKILKRTPSLKTTDPRNPHHSNTTKAKYTFKQILHVSYDKYSLGPPPVTEIVLHASTDTISNNSLVQESTIKSYFKSEFGDLSHFQSFIDPNSSLPLNIFLLKFASNKTENVNIPSKIAELAVRKYQNKLYSVNGVKFKVSLNKNGLCAKLVEQLIAENLKQVQKRQSLLKKHNSALSRGNEHKKMSTSSAVNGTDAASSFATNATPVKEIPESLRSVVNNRPVLFVTLFILKNHNLSPPDFRYALRMYRCDIYSHKLGFFIAFKDIQSCMKIYQSNFQLVSKIHRATKVKIPFTYIEPKIYNIPSRPNLVNKKKVYISKEELVKDTVDIITQELASVIRNEIRKRFVGPTILNSLDKEKYSDLKEEYELEQKNKLEKQNKKSQSVTTSTFDIFNLYGSRFSLSTVKKRRYNEGKDSDDTDDYDDKEENIAKGNIDMFVDDFVKRKSKAKRKNKKLKKDLKPLAHILDENEPSSTRGSTPESHMTEDSYLNAKSNSPIIDMDDFKEVDMSNSGHNTPDVSSTATNINGNEESLRMRKEDEGNMIDDHKNALFSNIDFNLNKIPEKYRPTCTFTPIPVVESNSDNDDPLLDLQDRLVDEEDFTILSKIMVQRNYSGLKSNISDPIEYLKVLRRRQLISTEKKLILNKLNGGMLLDPQLKVETGAYRSSGFKRIPDNLKITFLPHRRRKHALTTVQTHGDDLYDHFEEARQSSPSVTVSNTGDLTNKNSESLTAISMVDLDDNFEENENKTQSSRVSRALNRRFQQDIEQQKQIIGKETDLLTLNQLTKRRKPVTFARSAIHNWGLYALEPIAAKEMVIEYVGEVIRQSVAEVREKKYLKSGIGSSYLFRINENTVIDATKKGGIARFINHCCEPSCTAKIIKVGGTKRIVIYALRDIAANEELTYDYKFEKETNEAERVPCLCGAPNCKGYLN from the coding sequence ATGTCTCAACGACCAAATCACTATCATAACCATTTAGACTTCAGTAGGGACAAATACCTTAATGGTTTCACCCAAggttataaaaataaaaatcccACTGGACCAAACGGCTACACCTATAATCGCAATTCACAACCATCGCCACCACCGTATTCAAAAGCTCGATATAACTCTTCCCACTCCTCTTCATATAGAGCTAGTCGCTTTTCATCTTCATATCAGCCAGCAGTAAGTCCTGGAACACATATTAGATCCTCTTTTGTAACTAGACCACAATCGTCTTTGGAACAAGAACCACTAAAACCCGTAAATCATCGTATAGATGTTCCTATTCGTCCTGTTTCTGATACAGTAGAAACAAGCATTCCATTTCCAACCCATCCCAAAGCAAAGCCATTAAATGATGTTTATATTCCCTTACATTTCACTGAGCCAAGACCAAAACCGGTATTAAAATATGGTGCAAGCAGGGGCgaacaaaattttaaagaacaatatcattattttgatccattaaatatgaaaaaattaatacatATAGacgaaatgaaaaaattttatacaCAATCTAGCGATGGTTATATTTCTAAAGAAGGGTATGTGGTTATAGacaaaaagaacaaaaaaatacttaAAAGAACACCTTCGTTGAAAACTACTGACCCAAGAAATCCTCATCATAGCAACACCACTAAGGCTaaatatacttttaaacaaattttgCATGTATCGTATGATAAATATTCATTGGGTCCACCGCCAGTAACTGAAATTGTATTACATGCATCTACTGATActatttctaataattcaCTGGTGCAAGAAAGCACCATAAAAAGCTATTTTAAATCAGAGTTTGGGGATCTTTCACATTTTCAAAGTTTTATTGATCCTAACAGCTCTTTACCCTTGAATATCTTTTTACTCAAATTTGcttcaaataaaacagaaaatGTAAATATCCCATCGAAAATAGCAGAATTGGCGGTGCgtaaatatcaaaataagTTATATTCAGTAAATGGTGTTAAATTCAAAGTTTCcttgaataaaaatggacTTTGTGCTAAGTTGGTAGAGCAGTTAATAGcagaaaatttaaagcaAGTTCAAAAGAGACaatcattattaaagaAGCATAATTCAGCTTTATCACGTGGTAATgaacacaaaaaaatgagtaCGTCCAGTGCTGTTAATGGCACCGATGCTGCGAGTAGTTTTGCAACAAACGCAACACCTGTTAAAGAAATACCAGAATCCTTAAGATctgttgttaataataGACCAGTACTTTTTGTTAcactatttattttgaaaaaccaTAATCTAAGCCCACCGGATTTCCGCTATGCTTTACGAATGTACAGATGTGACATTTACTCTCACAAGTTAGGCTTTTTTATTGCTTTCAAGGATATTCAATCCTGTATGAAAATATACCAATCAAATTTCCAATTAGTATCTAAAATTCATAGAGCAACTAAGGTTAAGATCCCATTCACTTATATTGAACCAAAGATATATAATATACCTTCAAGACCAAATTtagtaaacaaaaaaaaggtatatatatcaaaagAGGAGTTAGTTAAGGATACAGTAGATATAATAACACAAGAATTGGCTTCTGTTATACGAAatgaaattagaaaaaggTTTGTAGGTCCTACGATTTTGAACAGTTTAGATAAGGAAAAATATTCTGATTTAAAAGAGGAATACGAATTAGaacaaaagaataaattggaaaaacaaaataaaaaatcacaATCCGTCACTACTTCAACatttgatatatttaatttatatggTTCACGattttcattatcaactgtgaaaaaaagaaggtaCAATGAGGGGAAAGATAGTGATGATACTGATGATTACGATGACAAGGAGGAAAATATTGCCAAGGGCAATATTGATATGTTTGTAGATGATTTTGTTAAACGAAAAAGCAAagcaaaaagaaagaataaaaaacttAAGAAAGACTTAAAGCCATTGGCACATATATTGGATGAAAATGAGCCCTCATCTACAAGAGGTTCGACACCAGAGTCTCATATGACTGAAGATAGCTACTTAAACGCCAAAAGTAACTCTCCTATTATAGACATGGATGATTTTAAAGAGGTAGATATGAGTAATTCTGGTCATAACACCCCCGATGTTAGTTCAACTGCTACAAACATAAATGGTAACGAAGAATCTTTGAGAATGCGCAAAGAAGATGAGGGAAACATGATAGATGATCACAAAAATGCATTATTCTCTAATATTGATTTCAACTTGAATAAAATACCAGAGAAATATAGACCAACTTGTACATTTACTCCAATACCAGTCGTTGAATCCAACtctgataatgatgatcCATTGCTTGATTTACAAGATAGACTAgttgatgaagaagatttCACAAtcttatcaaaaataatggtACAAAGGAATTATTCTGGCCTCAAGTCTAACATTTCTGATCcaattgaatatttaaaagttttaagaAGAAGACAACTAATTAGTACCGAAAAGaagttaattttaaataaattgaacgGCGGCATGCTTCTAGATCCTCAATTAAAGGTTGAAACTGGGGCATACAGGTCATCTGGATTTAAACGAATTCCAGACAACCttaaaataacatttttaccTCATCGTAGGCGTAAACATGCATTGACTACTGTTCAAACACATGGTGATGATTTGTACGATCATTTTGAAGAAGCGAGACAATCTAGTCCCTCGGTTACGGTTTCTAATACAGGTgatttaacaaataaaaactcaGAATCCTTAACAGCAATAAGTATGGTGGATCTAGATGATAATTTTGAGGAAAATGAGAATAAAACACAATCTTCTAGGGTGTCTAGAGCTTTGAATAGAAGGTTTCAACAAGACATtgaacaacaaaaacaaattatagGGAAAGAAACAGATCTATTGACCTTGAACcaattaacaaaaagaagaaagccAGTGACTTTTGCTAGATCAGCGATTCATAATTGGGGATTGTATGCTTTGGAGCCCATTGCGGCTAAAGAAATGGTAATAGAATATGTGGGAGAAGTTATTAGACAATCTGTAGCAGAAGTtcgtgaaaaaaaatatttgaaaagtGGTATTGGCTcaagttatttatttaggATCAATGAAAACACTGTTATTGATGCAACAAAGAAGGGTGGGATTGCAAGGTTTATTAATCATTGTTGTGAACCAAGCTGTACAGCCAAGATCATTAAAGTGGGTGGTACGAAAAGAATTGTGATTTATGCACTAAGAGATATTGCTGCAAATGAAGAATTAACAtatgattataaatttgaaaaggaAACAAATGAGGCTGAAAGAGTCCCATGTTTGTGTGGTGCTCCTAATTGTAAAGGCTATTtaaattag
- the NAF1 gene encoding RNA-binding snoRNP assembly protein (similar to Saccharomyces cerevisiae YNL124W | NAF1 | Nuclear Assembly Factor), which produces MVESIVTDVTHKNLEQELIGQNKPIDILFDPNTNPGNNENDNKPDVLLEDIEGLDNNDEMNNGANDSKIQKKEQILDDKVKNDDNSNSIDNRTDDKGNEDDDEESENDDEESENDDEESENDDEESENDDEPNEYDDDDDEYNKADVDPIRSEHETLKEPVLEVPKDFELSDTTPTQIIGHIQSVFESNMIIKSDLSAEKRVLKEGAIICLQNKTIVGRICEIFGPLVCPFYRISFKDKNAAEKFVQNIGEKVYLVIPSAHWTDTFELKRFKGSDASNVYDEEVKEEEQEFSDDEKEESYKRQQKRLKKQKKPNNNENNTNVSENVNKKRKRNNNTYNNNNRNNKYINTKNMPGSKYNNFKFPQMRLPNLMKPEPLSYMPREKRVPENSSNSASIHNSTDYSQQNQVNNTYLSNYNDNVQRNLQTEYQNNCTGSYANPGLNNSANPIYYQANNPSHFIPQPQFYPNTQVKISTNNNNNNNTYQPYQQVPNAYTNTYQQQQQYQNQSIQFYQQYQNQPMQSYQQQPQPQINSQIQKVLTLLQQQYNQTSPSLLNNTNNNVHRTDDNDVDKNFKPDY; this is translated from the coding sequence ATGGTTGAATCAATTGTTACAGATGTAACTCATAAGAATTTAGAACAGGAGCTTATAGGCCAAAATAAACCAATTGACATTTTGTTTGATCCAAATACAAACCCTGGaaacaatgaaaatgataataaaccTGATGTTTTGCTAGAAGATATAGAAGGGTTAGATAACAATGATGAAATGAACAACGGTGCTAATGACtcaaaaattcaaaaaaaagagcaaATTTTAGATGATAAGGTAAAAAATGACGATAATTCAAATAGTATTGACAATCGTACTGATGATAAGGGCAATGAGGATGATGACGAAGAATCTGAAAATGATGACGAAGAATCTGAAAATGATGACGAAGAATctgaaaatgatgatgaagaatcTGAAAATGATGACGAACCAAATGAATACGATGACGACGATgatgaatataataaagCCGATGTTGATCCTATAAGATCAGAACACGAAACATTAAAAGAACCTGTTTTAGAAGTTCCAAAAGATTTTGAACTGTCTGATACAACTCCAACCCAAATCATTGGTCACATACAGTCGGTTTTTGAATCCAATATGATCATAAAATCAGATTTATCTGCTGAGAAACgtgttttaaaagaagGTGCCATTATAtgtttacaaaataaaactattgTTGGTCGGATTTGTGAAATATTTGGTCCATTGGTTTGTCCCTTCTATAGAATATcatttaaagataaaaatgcTGCAGAAAAGTTTGTTCAAAATATTGGGGAAAAAGTATATCTTGTTATTCCAAGTGCCCATTGGACTGATACTTTTGAATTGAAAAGATTCAAAGGTTCAGATGCGTCAAACGTTTATGATGAGGAAGTCAAAGAGGAGGAACAGGAATTTTCTGATgatgaaaaggaagaatCATATAAAAGGCAACAAAAAAGATTGAAGAAGCAAAAAAAACCGAATAATAATGAGAATAATACAAATGTTTCTGAAAATGtgaataaaaagagaaaaagaaataataatacttataataacaacaatagaAACAATAAGTATATCAATACTAAGAACATGCCAGGGTCAAAGTATaacaatttcaaatttcCTCAAATGAGACTTCCCAATTTGATGAAACCGGAACCTTTGAGCTATATGCCTCGTGAAAAACGTGTGCCAGAAAATAGTTCAAATAGTGCTAGCATCCATAATTCTACGGACTATTCTCAACAAAACCAAGTGAATAATACGTACTTATCAAATTACAATGACAATGTGCAACGCAATCTTCAAACAGAATACCAGAACAATTGCACAGGCTCATATGCTAATCCTGGGTTGAATAATAGTGCTAATCCTATTTATTACCAAGCAAATAATCCTTCTCATTTTATACCCCAACCACAATTTTATCCAAACACACaagtaaaaatatcaactaataataataataataataatacttacCAACCATATCAACAAGTACCTAACGCTTATACAAACACATaccagcaacaacaacagtaCCAAAATCAATCGATACAATTTTACCAACAATATCAAAACCAACCAATGCAATCTTATCAGCAACAACCACAACCACAAATAAATTCCCAAATACAGAAAGTATTAACTTTACTTCAACAGCAATATAATCAAACAAGCCCTTCTCTTTTGaacaatactaataataatgtacACAGAactgatgataatgatgtcgataaaaattttaaacctGATTATTga